A stretch of DNA from Maridesulfovibrio sp.:
CCGTTTTCGACGCGGTTGCCGGTGTTGAACCTCAGTCTGAAACCGTATGGCGTCAGGCTGACAGGTACAAAGTTCCCCGTATGGCTTTCGTCAACAAGATGGACCGTATCGGAGCAGATTTCTTCCGTTGTGTTGAAATGCTCAAGGACCGTCTCGGTGCGAAAGCTGTTCCTCTTCAGATCCCCATCGGAGCTGAAGATGAATATCAGGGTGCCGTTGACCTCGTAACAGGAAAGGCTTTCATCTATACTGATGTCATGGGCAAGGACTACGCAATTGAAGACATCCCTGCCGATATGATGGATCAGTACGAAGCCATGCGCCTCGAAATGATTGAAGCCATTGCCGAAGAAGATGAAGAACTTCTTGATAAATATCTCGGCGGTGAAGAACTCACCCCCGAAGAAATAGTCAAGGGCATTCGTGCAGCAACAATCAACCTGACCATCTGTCCTGTTCTGTGCGGCACCGCATTCAAGAACAAGGGTGTTCAGCCTCTGCTTGATGCTGTTGTCGATTATCTTCCTTCTCCCCTCGACATTCCTGCCATGGTCGGTATCAATCCCGATAATGAAGAGTCTGTCGAGTGTCCGTGTGACGATGACCTGCCCCTTGCAGCTCTTTCCTTCAAGCTCATGACCGACCCCTTCGTCGGTCACCTGACCTTCCTGCGTCTGTATTCCGGTAAGATTGTTTCCGGCGATACCTTTATCAACGGCGCAACCGGAAAGAAAGAACGTATCGGTCGTCTTCTGAAGATGCACGCTAACAAGCGTGAGGAAATCAAGGAAGCTTATGCCGGTGATATCGTCGCAGCCGTTGGTCTCAAGAACATGGCTACCGGTGATACCCTGGCAGAAATGAAGAATCCCATAGTTCTCGAATCCCTCGATATCCCTGAACCGGTTATCGAGGTCGCTATCGAGCCCAAGACCAAGGCCGACCGCGATCTGCTCAGCCAGGGTCTTGCAAAACTCGCCAAGGAAGACCCCTCTTTCCGCGTCAAAGGTGACGAGGAAACAGGACAGACCCTTATCGCAGGTATGGGCGAACTTCACCTTGAAGTTATCGTCGACCGCCTGCTGCGCGAGTTCAATGTTAACGCAAACGTCGGTGCACCCCGCGTTGCCTACCGTGAAACCATTACCAAGAAAGTTGATGTCGACCACAAGTACGCCAAGCAGTCCGGTGGTCGCGGTCAGTATGGTCATGTTGTCATCACTATCGAGCCCAACCCCGAAAGCGAATATGAATTCGTTGACGAGATCAAGGGCGGGGTCATTCCGAAAGAATATATCCCGGCAGTTGACCGCGGTATCCACGATGCTATGAAGAACGGTGTTATCGCCGGCTTCCCCCTTGTAGATATCAAAGCAACTCTTACCTTCGGTTCCTACCACGATGTTGACTCCTCTGAACAGGCGTTCTACATCGCTGGTTCCATGGCTCTGAAGGAAGCCGTTAAGAAGGCAGCACCTCAGCTGCTCGAACCCATCATGTCTGTTGAAGTTGTTACTCCCGAAGAGTACCTCGGAGACGTTATGGGTGACCTCAACGGTCGTCGTGGTCGTGTCGGAAGCATGGAAGCCCGTGCCAACGCACAGGTTGTTAAGTGCGACGTTCCTCTTAGTGAAATGTTCGGTTACGCAACCGATCTTCGCTCCAAGACTCAGGGACGCGCAACCTTCACCATGCAGTTCGACCACTACGAACCTGTTCCTGCATCTATCGCAGAAGAGCTGATCAATAAAAATTAGACTAAATTTAAGTTTAGTCTGAATTTTACTTGACAGCGTAGCTTAAAAAGCAGTAAACCTCCCGGACCCCATAGTGTTCGGGAGGTTCCTTTTTTTACGGGACCACCCCGTGAAACCACAGAGATAAGGTATAAGGTCCGGCATGCTGGCTGGACGACCATACCAGGCCAGGAAGGGCAAACCTCACAATCCTTCTTACCGTTGCAAGTAAAAGGCCGTCTCTGAATTTATTTAGGAGAAATTGACATGGTTTCTATGACAAGTGATCGTATCAGGATCAAGCTCAAGGCTTACGATTACCGTATCCTTGATAAAGCTGTGACCGAGATTGTGGATACTGCCCGCAATACCGGCGCCGCTATCGCTGGTCCCATCCCGCTGCCCACTCAGGTTCAGCGTACCACCATTCAGCGGTCGGTACACGTTGACAAGAAGTCCCGCGAGCAGTTCGAGATGAGAATCCACAAGCGTCTGCTTGATATTCTTGAACCTACCCAGCAGACCGTCGACGCTCTTGGCAAGCTCAGCCTGCCCGCTGGTGTTGACGTTGAAATCAAGCTCTAGGGAGGGTTCAACATGGCAAAAACTATCGGTTTACTCGGTAAAAAACTGGGCATGACCCGTGTCTTCGCTGACGACGGTTCTATCGTGCCTGTTACTGTTCTTGAAGTCGGCCCCTGTCCTGTTATGCAGGTAAAGACCGAAGATAAGGAAGGCTACAATGCCATCCAGCTCGGCTATGACGTTCTTCCCGAGCGCAAGATGAACAAACCCGCAAAAGGCCATCAGGAAAAAGCCGGTAAAGGTTATTTCCGTCACCTGCGCGAGTTTCCTCTTGAGTCCGTAGCCGAATATGAACTGGGCCAGGAAATCTCCGTGGATATCTTTACCGCAGGTGAAAAGGTCAAAGTGACCGGCACCTCCAAGGGTAAAGGTTTTCAGGGTGTTATGAAGCGTTGGAACTTCAAGGGTCTCCGCGCTACTCACGGTGCTGAAAAGGTACACCGTTCCCCTGGTTCCATCGGCCACGCTACTTTCCCTGGCAAAGTCTTTAAGGGTAAGAAAATGCCCGGTCAGATGGGTAACGAGCGCGTTACTGTTTCCAACATTGAAATCGTAGACGTTCGCGCCGAGGAAAATGTTCTGGTTGTCAAGGGACAGGTTCCCGGACCCAAGAACGGCCTGGTGATGATCCGCAAGACCCGCTAGAGGAATAAAAAATGGCTACCATTACTATATATGATCAAACTAAAAAGGAAGTCGGGAGCATGGATCTTGCTCCGGAAGTGTTTGAAGTTCCGGTAAAGCCTGAAATCCTGCACCTGGTTGTCCGCTCTCAGCTTGCTGCAAAACGCAGCGGCACTCATGCCACCAAGACTCGCGGCATGAAAAGAGGCGGCGGCGCCAAACCCTGGCGTCAGAAAGGCACA
This window harbors:
- the fusA gene encoding elongation factor G gives rise to the protein MPRKVARDKQRNIGIMAHIDAGKTTTTERILFYTGVSHKIGEVHDGEATMDWMVQEQERGITITSAATTCFWKDHRINIIDTPGHVDFTMEVERALRVLDGAVAVFDAVAGVEPQSETVWRQADRYKVPRMAFVNKMDRIGADFFRCVEMLKDRLGAKAVPLQIPIGAEDEYQGAVDLVTGKAFIYTDVMGKDYAIEDIPADMMDQYEAMRLEMIEAIAEEDEELLDKYLGGEELTPEEIVKGIRAATINLTICPVLCGTAFKNKGVQPLLDAVVDYLPSPLDIPAMVGINPDNEESVECPCDDDLPLAALSFKLMTDPFVGHLTFLRLYSGKIVSGDTFINGATGKKERIGRLLKMHANKREEIKEAYAGDIVAAVGLKNMATGDTLAEMKNPIVLESLDIPEPVIEVAIEPKTKADRDLLSQGLAKLAKEDPSFRVKGDEETGQTLIAGMGELHLEVIVDRLLREFNVNANVGAPRVAYRETITKKVDVDHKYAKQSGGRGQYGHVVITIEPNPESEYEFVDEIKGGVIPKEYIPAVDRGIHDAMKNGVIAGFPLVDIKATLTFGSYHDVDSSEQAFYIAGSMALKEAVKKAAPQLLEPIMSVEVVTPEEYLGDVMGDLNGRRGRVGSMEARANAQVVKCDVPLSEMFGYATDLRSKTQGRATFTMQFDHYEPVPASIAEELINKN
- the rpsJ gene encoding 30S ribosomal protein S10, which codes for MVSMTSDRIRIKLKAYDYRILDKAVTEIVDTARNTGAAIAGPIPLPTQVQRTTIQRSVHVDKKSREQFEMRIHKRLLDILEPTQQTVDALGKLSLPAGVDVEIKL
- the rplC gene encoding 50S ribosomal protein L3 produces the protein MAKTIGLLGKKLGMTRVFADDGSIVPVTVLEVGPCPVMQVKTEDKEGYNAIQLGYDVLPERKMNKPAKGHQEKAGKGYFRHLREFPLESVAEYELGQEISVDIFTAGEKVKVTGTSKGKGFQGVMKRWNFKGLRATHGAEKVHRSPGSIGHATFPGKVFKGKKMPGQMGNERVTVSNIEIVDVRAEENVLVVKGQVPGPKNGLVMIRKTR